One region of Flavobacterium sp. GSB-24 genomic DNA includes:
- a CDS encoding GxxExxY protein: MELYRKEEYFKIVGICMEIHRILVGGLLEIVYKDALEYEFRKNNIPFQREKEYDIHYKDIVLAHKFYADFVVYDEIILEVKASKDIIDEHTAQTINYLKLADSDLGIIVNFNKKSLQHKRVIH; this comes from the coding sequence ATGGAATTATATAGAAAAGAAGAGTATTTTAAAATTGTAGGCATTTGCATGGAGATTCATAGGATCCTTGTTGGGGGACTTCTTGAAATAGTTTATAAAGATGCATTGGAATATGAATTTAGAAAGAACAATATTCCTTTTCAACGTGAAAAAGAATATGATATTCATTATAAAGACATTGTTTTAGCACATAAATTTTATGCTGATTTTGTAGTGTATGATGAAATTATTTTAGAAGTAAAAGCTTCTAAAGATATCATTGATGAACATACTGCTCAAACAATAAATTATTTAAAGCTGGCAGATAGTGATTTAGGAATTATTGTTAACTTTAATAAAAAGTCTTTACAACACAAAAGAGTTATTCATTAA
- the miaB gene encoding tRNA (N6-isopentenyl adenosine(37)-C2)-methylthiotransferase MiaB: MEKIIEESKQGESLVLENKPENTKKLFIESYGCAMNFSDSEVVASILSDGGYNTTSVLEEADLVLVNTCSIRDKAEQTIRKRLEKYNAVKRTNPKMKVGVLGCMAERLKSQFLEEEKIVDLVVGPDAYKDLPNLLAEVEEGRDAINVILSKEETYGDISPVRLMSNGITALVSITRGCDNMCTFCVVPFTRGRERSREPQSIMAEIQDLWNKGFKEITLLGQNVDSYLWYGGGLKKDFVNASEMQKATAVDFDQLLEMVAVGFPKMRIRFSTSNPQDMHESILHVIAKYPNICKHIHLPVQSGSNRILKEMNRLHTREEYMALIDKIRAIVPDASISQDMIAGFPTETEEDHQDTMSLMEYVKYNFGYMYSYSERPGTLAGRKMKDDVEEETKARRLQEIVDLQQKHAWFRSEEFVGKTVEVLVEKVSKKSKDEFSGRNSQSITVVFPKENYKIGDFVNVKITSCTSGTLKGEAVGLSEMN; this comes from the coding sequence ATGGAAAAGATTATTGAAGAAAGCAAGCAGGGCGAAAGTCTTGTTTTAGAAAATAAACCTGAGAATACTAAAAAACTTTTTATAGAAAGTTACGGCTGTGCAATGAATTTTTCGGACAGTGAAGTCGTAGCTTCCATTTTGTCTGACGGAGGATATAACACAACTTCTGTTCTAGAAGAAGCCGATTTGGTTTTGGTTAACACCTGTTCTATTCGAGATAAGGCTGAACAGACTATTCGCAAGCGTTTAGAGAAATATAATGCCGTAAAACGCACGAATCCGAAAATGAAAGTGGGTGTTTTAGGCTGTATGGCCGAGCGTTTAAAAAGTCAGTTTCTGGAAGAAGAAAAAATAGTTGATCTTGTTGTTGGCCCTGATGCTTATAAAGATCTTCCAAATTTATTGGCTGAAGTTGAAGAAGGACGTGACGCCATTAATGTAATTTTATCAAAAGAAGAAACTTACGGAGATATTTCGCCTGTTCGTTTAATGAGTAACGGAATCACAGCTTTGGTTTCGATCACCCGCGGATGCGATAATATGTGTACCTTCTGCGTTGTACCTTTTACGCGCGGTCGTGAGCGCAGCCGTGAGCCGCAGAGTATTATGGCTGAAATTCAGGATTTATGGAATAAAGGTTTTAAAGAAATTACGCTTTTAGGCCAAAATGTGGACAGTTATCTTTGGTACGGAGGAGGTTTGAAAAAAGATTTCGTGAATGCATCTGAAATGCAGAAAGCTACTGCAGTCGATTTTGACCAATTATTAGAAATGGTTGCGGTTGGTTTTCCTAAAATGCGTATTAGATTTTCGACTTCTAATCCGCAGGATATGCACGAAAGTATTTTGCACGTTATTGCGAAATATCCAAACATCTGTAAACATATTCACTTACCAGTTCAGTCTGGAAGTAACAGAATTCTGAAAGAAATGAATCGTCTGCATACACGTGAAGAATACATGGCTTTGATTGACAAAATTAGAGCGATTGTTCCAGATGCATCAATTTCGCAGGATATGATTGCCGGTTTCCCAACGGAAACAGAAGAGGATCACCAAGATACCATGAGTTTAATGGAATATGTAAAATATAATTTCGGTTATATGTATTCGTATTCTGAACGCCCAGGAACTTTGGCTGGAAGAAAAATGAAAGATGATGTTGAAGAAGAAACAAAAGCCAGAAGATTACAAGAAATTGTTGATTTACAACAAAAACACGCTTGGTTTAGAAGTGAGGAATTTGTGGGCAAAACAGTTGAAGTTTTAGTAGAAAAAGTTTCTAAAAAATCTAAAGATGAATTCTCTGGAAGAAATTCTCAAAGCATAACAGTGGTTTTCCCAAAAGAGAATTATAAAATTGGAGATTTCGTAAACGTAAAAATCACAAGCTGTACTTCAGGAACTTTAAAAGGCGAAGCGGTTGGTTTGAGTGAAATGAATTAA
- the topA gene encoding type I DNA topoisomerase has translation MAKNLVIVESPAKAKTIEKFLGSDFQVESSYGHIADLPSKEIGVDVENGFKPKYEVSPDKKALVSKLKTLSKNAEMVWLASDEDREGEAISWHLAEELKLDTKKTKRIVFHEITKSAILKAIDNPREIDYNLVNAQQARRVLDRLVGYELSPVLWRKIKGGLSAGRVQSVSVRLIVEREREIQNFTAVASYSIVAEFVNEAGKVFKAKLPKNFNTKKEAEDFLNQNIGSKYKVADLETKPTKKSPTSPFTTSTLQQEAARKLYLPVGITMQLAQRLYEAGLITYMRTDSVNLSKEAMDAAEAEIIKSYGKEYSKPRVFANKNKGAQEAHEAIRPTDMSRHTVNIDRDQARLYDLIWKRTLASQMSDAQLERTNVKIEADNHSEIFTASGEVLLFEGFLKVYLEGHDDDEEEQEGMLPALKVNEKLVNNYITATERYSRPPARYTEASLVKKLEELGIGRPSTYAPTISTIINRNYVEKGTLEGQERNYTQLTLQNSKVGEKLLKENTGSDKGKLVPTDIGTIVTDFLVKNFGNILDYNFTAKVEQDFDEIAEGNIDWAKMMQEFYNQFHPNVKEVEANAERESGERILGKDADGRQVSVRLGKFGPMAQIGEADDEDKKFASLMADQNIGNITLEEALNLFLLPKSLGEYKGEEVEVSNGRYGPYVRHGSVFISLPRGEDPLSVSKERAKELIDEKALADAPIAVYKGEAVQKGVGRFGPFIKWNGLFINVNKKYNFDNLSQSDVEELIEEKLQKNIDKVIHNWEDEGIVVEKARWGRSVILKGKIKIELSKDVDASQLTLAQVQEMIAAKTPAKKTAAKKTTTAKKAPAKKTAAKKK, from the coding sequence ATGGCAAAGAATTTAGTAATAGTGGAGTCACCTGCAAAGGCGAAAACGATCGAGAAATTTCTTGGGAGCGATTTTCAGGTGGAGTCAAGTTATGGTCACATAGCAGACTTACCATCCAAAGAAATAGGAGTAGATGTAGAGAATGGTTTTAAACCTAAATATGAAGTTTCTCCCGATAAAAAAGCTTTGGTAAGTAAACTTAAGACACTATCTAAAAATGCCGAAATGGTTTGGTTAGCAAGCGATGAGGACCGCGAGGGAGAGGCTATTTCTTGGCACTTGGCGGAAGAACTGAAATTAGATACTAAAAAAACCAAAAGAATTGTATTTCACGAGATTACAAAATCTGCGATTCTAAAAGCAATCGATAATCCAAGAGAAATTGATTATAACTTAGTAAATGCGCAGCAGGCGAGAAGAGTATTAGACCGTTTAGTAGGTTATGAATTATCTCCGGTTTTGTGGAGAAAAATTAAAGGCGGACTTTCTGCTGGTCGTGTACAATCTGTTTCTGTTCGTTTGATTGTAGAAAGAGAACGCGAAATTCAAAACTTTACTGCAGTTGCATCTTATTCTATAGTTGCAGAGTTTGTAAATGAAGCAGGAAAAGTTTTCAAGGCAAAACTGCCAAAAAACTTCAATACAAAAAAAGAAGCCGAAGATTTCTTAAATCAAAACATCGGTTCTAAATATAAGGTAGCCGATTTAGAAACTAAACCTACCAAAAAATCTCCAACATCTCCTTTTACAACTTCTACGCTTCAACAAGAGGCAGCAAGAAAATTGTATTTGCCAGTTGGAATCACAATGCAGTTAGCACAGCGCCTATACGAAGCCGGACTTATTACTTATATGAGAACGGACTCGGTAAATCTTTCTAAAGAAGCAATGGATGCCGCAGAAGCTGAAATCATAAAATCGTACGGAAAAGAATATTCAAAACCTCGTGTTTTTGCTAATAAAAACAAAGGAGCTCAAGAAGCCCACGAAGCAATTCGTCCAACTGATATGTCTCGTCACACGGTAAATATCGATCGTGATCAGGCTCGTTTATACGATTTGATCTGGAAAAGAACTTTGGCTTCTCAGATGAGCGATGCACAGTTGGAAAGAACAAATGTGAAAATTGAAGCTGATAATCACAGCGAAATTTTTACAGCTTCTGGAGAAGTTTTGCTTTTTGAAGGTTTCTTAAAAGTATACCTTGAAGGTCATGATGATGACGAAGAAGAACAAGAAGGAATGCTTCCTGCATTAAAAGTAAACGAAAAGTTAGTAAATAATTATATTACAGCTACAGAACGATATTCAAGACCGCCGGCACGTTACACTGAGGCTTCTTTGGTAAAAAAACTTGAGGAACTTGGAATTGGCCGTCCTTCTACTTATGCGCCTACAATTTCAACAATTATCAATAGAAATTATGTTGAAAAAGGAACACTTGAAGGTCAGGAGCGTAATTATACACAACTTACATTACAAAATAGTAAAGTAGGAGAAAAACTACTGAAAGAAAACACAGGTTCAGATAAAGGAAAATTAGTTCCAACTGATATCGGAACTATTGTTACTGATTTCTTAGTGAAAAATTTCGGAAACATTCTAGATTATAATTTCACGGCAAAAGTAGAACAGGATTTTGACGAAATTGCTGAAGGAAATATTGACTGGGCTAAAATGATGCAGGAGTTCTACAACCAATTTCATCCAAATGTGAAAGAAGTTGAAGCAAATGCTGAACGTGAAAGCGGCGAGAGAATTTTAGGAAAAGATGCAGATGGAAGACAAGTATCTGTTCGTTTAGGAAAATTTGGACCAATGGCTCAAATTGGAGAAGCGGATGATGAGGATAAAAAGTTTGCCAGCTTAATGGCAGATCAAAATATTGGAAACATTACACTCGAAGAAGCTCTAAATTTATTTTTGCTTCCAAAGAGTTTAGGTGAATATAAAGGAGAAGAAGTAGAAGTAAGCAACGGTCGTTATGGACCTTACGTTCGTCACGGAAGCGTTTTTATTTCGTTGCCAAGAGGAGAAGATCCGTTAAGTGTTTCTAAAGAAAGAGCAAAAGAGTTAATCGACGAAAAAGCACTTGCAGATGCGCCGATTGCAGTTTATAAAGGAGAAGCAGTTCAAAAAGGAGTGGGGCGTTTTGGTCCATTCATCAAATGGAATGGTCTTTTTATTAATGTGAATAAGAAATACAATTTTGATAATTTATCACAATCAGATGTTGAAGAACTTATTGAAGAAAAACTTCAGAAAAACATCGATAAAGTTATTCATAATTGGGAAGATGAAGGAATTGTAGTAGAAAAAGCCCGTTGGGGACGTTCTGTAATTCTAAAAGGAAAAATCAAAATTGAGTTGAGTAAAGATGTTGATGCATCGCAATTGACATTAGCTCAAGTTCAAGAAATGATTGCTGCTAAAACACCTGCAAAGAAAACGGCAGCTAAAAAAACAACAACTGCTAAAAAAGCACCAGCTAAAAAAACAGCTGCTAAAAAGAAATAA
- a CDS encoding formimidoylglutamase translates to MEFDFLEPVNDAIVKFVSALSSQELGSKVVFHTQDQFPDIEKINIAIVGVLEDRTNINMVNEVNLSAVRKKLYGMFPGNWDASIADLGDILAGDSIEDTYFAVKKVTAALIKNKVIPIVLGGSQDLTYALYRAYDDLEQMVNLVAVDNKFDFGKENESVSANSYLTKIIIDEPNNLFNYCNIGYQTYYNSQEEIDLIEKLFFDAYRLGEISNKITLAEPVFRDADLVSIDLNSVKSSASGNTVTFEPNGFNGKEICSLARYAGISDKVSSFGIFNHNSTMAESVIISQIVWYFIEGYHYRSKEYPFGSRANYLKYIVPLEDEELIFYKSDKTDRWWIEIPFESNGSNKLKRNTLLPCSYDEYLSACNQELPERWWKAQRKNAL, encoded by the coding sequence ATGGAATTTGATTTTCTAGAACCAGTTAATGATGCGATTGTAAAATTCGTCAGCGCACTGTCTTCACAAGAGCTTGGGAGTAAAGTTGTCTTTCACACCCAAGATCAGTTTCCTGATATTGAAAAAATTAATATAGCCATAGTTGGTGTTTTAGAAGATCGTACCAACATTAATATGGTTAATGAAGTTAATCTTTCGGCGGTACGTAAAAAGCTATATGGAATGTTTCCAGGCAACTGGGATGCATCGATTGCCGATTTAGGAGATATACTTGCTGGAGACTCAATAGAGGATACTTACTTTGCAGTGAAGAAAGTTACAGCTGCATTAATTAAGAATAAAGTCATTCCTATAGTCCTGGGAGGTTCTCAAGATTTAACATATGCTTTGTATCGTGCTTATGACGATCTAGAGCAAATGGTTAACTTGGTTGCTGTTGATAATAAGTTTGATTTCGGAAAGGAAAATGAGTCAGTATCAGCTAATTCGTACCTCACTAAAATTATTATTGATGAGCCAAATAATCTTTTTAATTATTGTAATATAGGATATCAGACGTATTATAATTCTCAAGAAGAGATTGATTTGATTGAAAAGTTGTTTTTTGATGCATATCGTCTGGGAGAAATTTCAAATAAAATAACCTTAGCAGAACCGGTTTTTAGAGATGCAGATTTAGTTAGTATTGATTTGAACTCTGTAAAGTCTTCTGCTTCAGGGAATACTGTTACTTTTGAGCCTAACGGATTCAACGGTAAAGAAATCTGTTCATTGGCAAGATACGCTGGAATTAGTGATAAAGTATCCTCTTTTGGAATCTTTAATCACAATAGTACAATGGCAGAATCGGTAATAATTTCACAAATTGTATGGTATTTTATTGAAGGTTATCATTATCGCTCAAAAGAATATCCATTTGGAAGCCGAGCTAACTATTTAAAATATATCGTGCCTCTTGAAGATGAAGAATTGATTTTCTATAAAAGTGATAAAACAGATCGCTGGTGGATAGAAATTCCTTTTGAATCAAATGGCAGCAATAAATTAAAAAGAAATACGTTATTACCCTGTTCTTATGACGAATATTTGTCAGCTTGCAATCAAGAATTGCCAGAAAGATGGTGGAAAGCACAACGAAAAAACGCTTTATAA
- the gldK gene encoding gliding motility lipoprotein GldK, producing MKKFIAFAAMLTLVIGCGKSGDKGELVGVTGGKWHPEKPYGMTLVPGGSFIMGKSDADLANVEDAPTKTVTVRSFYMDETEITNSEYRQFVEWVKDSTMRVRLAILADETGQKATDGKGKKGGSISDYAFNDSDPEKMTAYDKYMYDNYYSVGTKDDPYAGRKLNRKVKLIKDTKAYPDEYYAEVMDSMYLPIEESYNGLRTIDVNKLKFRYSWMDIQAAAKAKVGKRSDFVKTEQVNVYPDTAVWIKDFAYSYNEPMHNDYFWHKAYGEYPVVGVTWKQAKAFCAWRTLNKNSYIKSKKKGRDLVNAFRLPTEAEWEYAARGGLESATYPWGGPYTKSDRGCFLANFKPSRGDYAADEALYTVEAKSYDVNGYGLYNMAGNVSEWTDSAYNPNAYEYVSTMNPNVIDGKNQRKVVRGGSWKDVAYFLQVSTRDHEYADSARSYIGFRTVQDYMGTQVTGSSNKRK from the coding sequence ATGAAGAAGTTTATTGCATTTGCAGCAATGTTAACACTAGTAATCGGCTGTGGTAAGTCAGGTGACAAAGGTGAATTAGTTGGTGTTACAGGAGGGAAATGGCATCCCGAGAAGCCTTATGGAATGACATTAGTTCCGGGTGGATCTTTTATAATGGGTAAATCAGATGCTGATTTAGCTAACGTAGAAGATGCTCCAACTAAAACTGTAACTGTTCGTTCATTTTATATGGATGAAACTGAGATTACAAATAGTGAGTACCGTCAATTCGTAGAGTGGGTAAAAGATTCTACAATGAGAGTTCGTTTAGCAATCTTGGCTGATGAGACAGGACAGAAAGCTACTGACGGAAAAGGAAAAAAAGGCGGAAGTATTTCTGACTATGCTTTCAACGATTCTGATCCAGAAAAAATGACAGCTTATGATAAATATATGTACGATAACTATTATAGTGTTGGTACAAAAGATGATCCATATGCTGGAAGAAAATTAAACAGAAAAGTTAAACTAATTAAAGATACAAAAGCGTATCCAGATGAGTATTATGCTGAAGTAATGGACTCTATGTATTTACCAATTGAAGAATCATACAATGGTTTAAGAACAATTGATGTAAATAAATTGAAATTCCGTTATTCTTGGATGGATATTCAAGCTGCTGCAAAAGCTAAAGTTGGAAAAAGAAGTGATTTCGTAAAAACAGAACAGGTAAATGTTTATCCTGATACTGCAGTTTGGATTAAAGATTTTGCTTACTCATATAATGAGCCAATGCATAATGATTATTTCTGGCACAAAGCTTATGGAGAATATCCTGTAGTAGGTGTGACTTGGAAACAAGCAAAAGCATTTTGTGCTTGGAGAACTTTAAATAAAAATAGTTATATCAAATCTAAGAAAAAAGGGCGTGACTTAGTTAATGCTTTCAGATTACCAACTGAAGCAGAATGGGAGTATGCTGCAAGAGGTGGTCTAGAATCTGCTACTTATCCTTGGGGAGGTCCTTATACTAAAAGCGATAGAGGTTGTTTCTTAGCAAACTTTAAGCCAAGCAGAGGAGATTATGCTGCTGATGAAGCTTTGTATACTGTTGAAGCGAAATCATACGACGTAAATGGTTACGGATTATATAACATGGCAGGAAACGTTTCAGAATGGACTGATTCAGCTTATAATCCAAATGCTTACGAATATGTTTCAACAATGAATCCAAACGTAATTGATGGTAAAAATCAAAGAAAAGTGGTTCGTGGAGGTTCTTGGAAAGATGTTGCTTACTTCTTACAAGTTAGTACTCGTGACCACGAATATGCTGATTCAGCTAGAAGTTATATCGGATTTAGAACTGTACAAGATTACATGGGAACTCAAGTAACTGGAAGCTCTAACAAAAGAAAGTAA
- the gldL gene encoding gliding motility protein GldL produces the protein MALLSKKAMNFAYGMGAAVVIVGALFKITHFEIGPLTGTVMLSVGLVTEALIFALSAFEPVEDELDWTLVYPELANGQARKKEVKVEAPTEAQGLLSQKLDTLLKEAKIDGELMSSLGNSIKNFESAAKGIAPTVDSIAGQKKYSEELSVAAAQMESLNSLYKVQLESASRNAEANKEIAENASKLKEQMQSMTANIASLNSVYGGMLSAMSNKG, from the coding sequence ATGGCATTATTAAGTAAAAAAGCAATGAATTTCGCTTATGGTATGGGAGCGGCAGTGGTAATCGTTGGAGCTTTATTCAAAATTACTCACTTTGAAATTGGACCATTAACAGGAACAGTTATGCTTTCAGTAGGATTGGTTACTGAGGCGTTAATCTTTGCACTTTCTGCTTTCGAACCTGTTGAAGACGAGTTAGATTGGACTCTTGTTTACCCTGAATTAGCTAACGGACAAGCTAGAAAAAAAGAGGTTAAAGTTGAAGCTCCAACTGAAGCTCAAGGATTATTATCTCAAAAATTAGACACATTATTAAAAGAAGCTAAAATTGACGGTGAATTAATGTCAAGTTTAGGAAACAGCATCAAAAACTTCGAATCTGCTGCTAAAGGAATTGCTCCAACTGTAGATTCAATCGCAGGTCAAAAGAAATATTCTGAAGAATTATCTGTTGCTGCTGCTCAAATGGAATCATTAAACAGTCTATATAAAGTACAGTTAGAAAGCGCTTCTAGAAACGCTGAAGCTAACAAAGAAATCGCTGAAAACGCTTCTAAATTAAAAGAGCAAATGCAATCTATGACTGCAAACATTGCTTCTTTAAACAGTGTTTACGGTGGTATGCTTTCTGCAATGAGTAACAAAGGATAA
- the gldM gene encoding gliding motility protein GldM — MAGGKLTPRQKMINLMYLVFIAMLAMNVSKEVISAFGLMNEKFESANTSSTETNAGLLTSLDQKAAEAKGEFAIAAVTAHKVEAITKDFYDYIATLKAQAVKGFEVDKETGKMPYESMDRGDNIDDWFTGDGYTKKGNEIISKIEKYKADIKGALGTDKKYAAIIAEVEKKFDVSDVKNKEGIKEKYLAYHFKGFPAIASAAKLSTWQNDVKKVETDVYNSALGKAAVAAASYSNYQAIVVLDKNAYFQGEKVTGKVVLGRYDENTKPTSFQGPGQIVNGQAVISLTAGGVGEQDINGQFTFLEDGKNIPLKFSGKYVVVPRPNSATISADKMNVVYRGVVNPISVSFAGVDANKIVASAPGLSSAGKPGKYNMSPGQGTEATISVTGTLPNGDKVTDKKTFRIKGIPGPTGTIRGEMGVVKGPKSNLEIATIGAKLLDFDFEVGLDVVGFNMKIAGQPTVVVSGNKMNAQCKQVLSRAGKGDQVTISEIKTKLVGAGSYLLPRTAPVIYEIQ; from the coding sequence ATGGCAGGAGGAAAATTAACCCCTAGACAGAAGATGATTAACCTGATGTATCTGGTTTTCATCGCAATGTTAGCAATGAACGTATCAAAAGAAGTTATTTCTGCTTTTGGTTTGATGAATGAAAAATTTGAAAGTGCAAATACAAGTTCAACAGAAACAAATGCAGGTTTATTAACATCTTTAGATCAAAAAGCTGCTGAAGCAAAAGGAGAATTCGCTATTGCTGCAGTTACAGCTCATAAAGTTGAAGCAATTACAAAAGATTTTTATGATTATATAGCTACTCTAAAAGCTCAGGCAGTTAAAGGTTTCGAAGTTGATAAAGAAACTGGAAAAATGCCTTATGAGTCAATGGATAGAGGAGATAATATCGACGACTGGTTTACAGGAGACGGTTACACTAAAAAAGGTAACGAAATTATTTCTAAAATCGAAAAATACAAAGCAGATATTAAAGGTGCTTTAGGAACAGACAAAAAATACGCAGCAATTATTGCTGAGGTTGAAAAGAAATTTGATGTTTCTGATGTAAAAAACAAAGAAGGAATTAAAGAAAAGTATTTAGCTTATCACTTCAAAGGTTTTCCTGCAATCGCATCTGCTGCAAAACTTTCAACTTGGCAGAATGATGTTAAAAAAGTTGAAACTGATGTTTATAACAGCGCATTAGGAAAAGCTGCAGTTGCTGCTGCTTCTTACAGTAATTATCAAGCAATTGTTGTTTTAGACAAAAATGCATATTTCCAAGGTGAAAAAGTTACAGGTAAAGTTGTTTTAGGTCGTTATGACGAAAACACTAAACCTACTTCATTCCAAGGTCCAGGACAAATCGTAAACGGACAAGCTGTTATCTCTTTAACTGCTGGTGGAGTTGGAGAACAAGATATCAATGGGCAATTTACTTTCTTAGAAGATGGAAAAAATATTCCATTAAAATTCTCTGGAAAATATGTTGTAGTTCCAAGACCAAACTCTGCTACAATTTCTGCAGATAAAATGAATGTTGTATATAGAGGAGTTGTTAACCCAATCTCCGTATCATTCGCTGGTGTTGACGCTAACAAAATCGTTGCTAGTGCTCCAGGATTATCTTCAGCTGGAAAACCAGGAAAATATAACATGAGCCCAGGTCAAGGTACTGAAGCTACAATTTCTGTCACTGGTACATTACCAAACGGTGATAAAGTAACAGACAAGAAAACATTCAGAATTAAAGGTATTCCTGGTCCAACAGGAACAATTAGAGGAGAAATGGGTGTTGTAAAAGGACCTAAATCTAACCTTGAGATTGCTACTATTGGAGCTAAACTTCTTGATTTTGATTTTGAGGTTGGTTTAGATGTTGTTGGATTCAATATGAAAATTGCTGGACAACCTACAGTTGTTGTTTCAGGAAACAAAATGAATGCACAATGTAAACAAGTACTTTCAAGAGCAGGTAAAGGAGACCAAGTTACTATTTCTGAAATTAAAACTAAACTGGTAGGTGCAGGTAGTTATTTATTGCCAAGAACTGCTCCAGTAATTTACGAAATACAATAA